Proteins encoded by one window of Vigna radiata var. radiata cultivar VC1973A unplaced genomic scaffold, Vradiata_ver6 scaffold_822, whole genome shotgun sequence:
- the LOC106753233 gene encoding receptor-like protein kinase FERONIA gives MESHMIDSSRNSIISCVLLDLFLLVTFIHLISCYPIYVPDKILLNCGTSEASSFNGEIWVGDSVSSFLPPEYGNSSSTLLLSNMKDSLVPKVPYSTARITHSPLTYSFPSSPGLKFIRLYFLSSFYLMMIPSDKAYFSVKAGPYTLVSDFNPSDFAEELNSKFFTKDFLLNVREDKLTITLTPSPLISKAFAFVNGIEIFPVPKSIYFPGSKVPVPYLGHQQILLTNDEYALETLYKVCIFGGENAFGMWSDDSRYISRSHIGGVLDIYTLTVSLNYTTLSSKDYNYSAPEQIYWTARIMGSDGDANMKNNLTWSFPVDSGFKYLVRLHFCEISIGVTQPNQRVFKVYINNQTAEERMDVVASAGAPFTPLHKDYVVMVPTESGRRKDLWISLQPNLESKPKYADVILNGIEIMKISDSNHSLAAMFQLRSEQRNKKVQHVIIVVAATLGTIFGLFFTFIINIHRAGKKLKWRNSHILPSNSSSSHKNIQTTVTSGLCHQFTLEEISIATSNFSEDLVIGEGGFGKVYKGIMHHDGVTAVAVKRSNRRSGQGYKEFQTEINFFSFCHMNLVSLLGYCQEGNELILVYEYMAEGPLSDHLYKKRKQPLSWIQRIKICIGAARGLHYLHTSTRHPVIHRDVKSANILLDENWVAKIADFGLCRTVPSLYQSHVSTEVKGTFGYLDPEYYKRRKLTQKSDVYSFGVVLFEVLCGRAAVNPVAVEEENEKVGLATWAMHCYKCGSIDELVDPHLAGNVRPDCLRAFVDLGIHCLADRTADRPTMGEVLNTLERILYLQDSLEEQEPHTISTIACD, from the coding sequence ATGGAATCCCACATGATAGATTCAAGTAGGAATAGCATCATTAGCTGTGTACTACTAGACCTCTTTTTGTTGGTAACATTCATCCATTTAATCTCTTGTTATCCAATTTATGTCCCTGATAAAATCCTCCTAAACTGTGGTACTTCTGAAGCATCATCATTCAATGGAGAAATTTGGGTAGGAGATAGTGTATCTAGTTTCTTGCCTCCAGAGTATGGCAACAGCTCATCCACACTCTTGCTCTCAAACATGAAAGACTCTCTAGTACCAAAAGTTCCATACTCAACAGCAAGAATAACTCATTCTCCATTGACCTACTCCTTTCCTTCCTCCCCTGGCCTTAAATTCATTCGTCTTTACTTTCTCTCATCTTTCTATCTGATGATGATCCCCTCCGACAAGGCTTATTTCTCTGTAAAAGCTGGGCCTTACACTCTTGTAAGTGATTTCAATCCATCAGATTTTGCAGAAGAGCTCAACTCGAAATTTTTCACCAAGGATTTCTTACTAAATGTTAGGGAAGACAAACTGACCATTACACTTACTCCATCTCCTTTAATTTCCAAAGCATTTGCTTTTGTAAATGGCATTGAGATATTCCCGGTGCCCAAAAGTATATACTTTCCGGGTTCCAAGGTTCCTGTTCCTTACCTTGGGCACCAGCAAATTTTGCTGACTAATGATGAATATGCTCTAGAAACGCTTTACAAAGTTTGCATTTTTGGTGGAGAAAATGCTTTTGGAATGTGGTCAGATGATTCTAGATACATTTCTCGTTCACACATTGGAGGTGTCCTCGATATATACACTCTTACTGTTAGCTTGAATTACACCACTTTATCTTCAAAGGATTACAATTATTCAGCACCAGAGCAGATATATTGGACTGCCAGGATAATGGGTAGTGATGGAGATGCTAACATGAAGAACAATTTAACATGGTCTTTCCCTGTTGATTCTGGATTCAAGTACCTTGTTAGGCTTCATTTCTGTGAGATATCTATTGGGGTAACGCAGCCCAATCAAAGGGTGTTCAAAGTGTACATAAACAACCAAACAGCAGAGGAGAGGATGGACGTAGTTGCTTCTGCCGGAGCACCATTTACTCCTTTGCACAAGGACTATGTTGTTATGGTTCCTACGGAAAGTGGGAGGAGGAAAGATTTGTGGATCTCACTCCAACCAAACTTGGAGTCAAAACCAAAATATGCCGATGTCATACTGAATGGAATTGAGATCATGAAGATAAGTGATAGTAATCATAGCCTTGCAGCAATGTTCCAATTGAGAAGCGAACAAAGAAATAAGAAAGTTCAACATGTCATCATTGTGGTTGCTGCTACTTTAGGTACTATCTTCGGACTGTTCTtcacatttattattaatatccaCAGAGCAGGGAAAAAATTGAAGTGGAGAAATTCTCATATACTTCCATCAAATTCTAGTAGTAGTCACAAAAACATTCAAACCACAGTAACCTCAGGTCTTTGCCATCAATTCACACTTGAAGAAATCAGCATAGCTACAAGCAACTTCAGTGAAGATCTTGTCATCGGGGAGGGAGGCTTCGGAAAAGTGTACAAAGGCATCATGCATCATGATGGAGTTACTGCTGTTGCAGTAAAGCGCTCTAATCGTAGATCTGGTCAAGGATATAAAGAGTTTCAAACTGAGATCAATTTTTTCTCATTCTGTCACATGAATCTAGTGTCACTGCTGGGATACTGCCAAGAGGGAAATGAACTGATACTTGTGTATGAATACATGGCTGAGGGTCCTCTGTCTGACCActtatataagaaaagaaaacagcCATTGTCTTGGATTCAAAGAATAAAGATCTGTATTGGTGCAGCTCGAGGACTACATTACCTCCACACTAGCACAAGGCACCCAGTGATTCACCGTGATGTGAAGTCGGCCAACATATTATTGGATGAGAATTGGGTAGCCAAGATTGCAGATTTTGGGTTGTGTAGAACAGTTCCCTCACTTTACCAGTCACATGTAAGCACTGAGGTTAAAGGTACTTTTGGATATTTAGACCCTGAATACTATAAGAGAAGAAAACTGACTCAAAAATCTGATGTGTATTCATTTGGAGTGGTTTTGTTTGAGGTGTTGTGTGGAAGAGCAGCTGTGAATCCTGTGGCAGTGGAAGAGGAAAATGAGAAAGTTGGGTTGGCTACATGGGCCATGCACTGTTACAAGTGTGGAAGCATCGATGAATTAGTTGATCCTCATTTAGCAGGCAATGTTAGGCCAGATTGCCTGAGGGCGTTTGTAGACTTAGGCATCCATTGCTTGGCTGATAGAACTGCAGATAGGCCAACTATGGGAGAGGTCCTCAATACTTTAGAGAGGATCCTTTATTTGCAGGATAGTTTAGAGGAACAAGAACCTCATACAATTTCTACAATAGCTTGTGATTAG